From one Leguminivora glycinivorella isolate SPB_JAAS2020 chromosome 5, LegGlyc_1.1, whole genome shotgun sequence genomic stretch:
- the LOC125226694 gene encoding uncharacterized protein LOC125226694, with protein MSIGKIREFDIENGNWDLYCERLEMYFKANSVDSDKQLSTLIAVVGDRCYELMTNLASPKKPSELSFTELVALVQGHLKPKPSIMAERYRFRLRRQAAGESISQYMAELKKLARTCDFKDNLADNLRDQFVCGVSGDVIRQRLFAEEDLTYAKAVTLACSLEAAERDAAIMTGGGGGRASGEPAGAVHRVVASAGGGAGRGAGRRPPAQRQQKETGFSARETSGSIGGATHCTACGATDHCFSTCKFKEYICSMCRVQGHLRRVCPKRLSYNEKAARGRNGGRPRAYFVTGGNSEEETDESEEEEEALYRVSLSQYKPI; from the exons ATGTCTATCGGCAAAATTCGCGAGTTCGACATTGAGAATGGCAATTGGGACTTGTACTGTGAACGACTCGAAATGTACTTTAAAGCTAATTCTGTGGACAGTGATAAACAATTATCGACGTTAATTGCTGTGGTTGGTGATCGGTGTTACGAGTTAATGACAAATTTAGCGAGTCCTAAAAAACCGTCGGAGTTATCTTTCACGGAGTTAGTAGCGTTAGTGCAAGGTCATTTAAAACCGAAGCCGTCCATAATGGCGGAGCGATATCGTTTTCGGCTTAGAAGGCAAGCGGCGGGCGAGTCTATATCGCAATATATGGCGGAGCTAAAGAAGTTGGCGCGAACTTGTGATTTTAAAGACAATTTAGCGGACAACCTTAGGGACCAATTTGTATGCGGCGTGAGTGGGGACGTTATACGGCAACGGCTGTTTGCGGAAGAAGATTTAACGTATGCCAAGGCGGTGACCTTGGCGTGTTCGTTGGAGGCGGCAGAGCGTGATGCTGCAATCAtgacgggcggcggcggcggtcgAGCCTCCGGGGAGCCCGCGGGAGCGGTGCATCGCGTAGTGGCCAGCGCGGGGggcggcgcggggcgcggggccggCCGGCGGCCGCCAGCGCAGCGCCAGCAGAAGGAAACAGGTTTTAGTGCGCGGGAAACATCTGGAAGTATAGGCGGTGCAACGCATTGTACTGCCTGTGGCGCCACAGATCATTGTTTTTCTACGTGCAAATTTAAGGAATACATATGTAGTATGTGTCGGGTGCAGGGGCATTTGCGCCGGGTGTGCCCCAAAAGGCTGTCTTACAATGAAAAAGCGGCCCGAGGGCGCAATGGCGGCCGACCACGGGCCTATTTTGTTACCGGAGGAAATAGCGAAGAGGAAACAGACGAGTCAGAGGAAGAGGAGGAAGCGTTATACAGAGTTTCGTTAAGCCAGTACAAGCCG ATATAA